Below is a window of Nerophis lumbriciformis linkage group LG20, RoL_Nlum_v2.1, whole genome shotgun sequence DNA.
cttagctccactatcagatagtgaggctgaagacgaggttgaagtaactatgagcagcgatacagactgtgaaggtgatatgaggactcacactgacaacaaacactctaaaCGTTGTAAAAAGAagagaggtaaaaaaaaatatagctgctcagtttgtgctaaaagctTTACTCGAGAGAGAGATTTGACTCaacacacgagaacacacaccggagaaaaaccatttGATTGTTcggtttgtggtaaaagcttttctcaaaaaagCAATTTgaatcaacacatgagaacacacacaggagaaaaaacattcaattgttcagtttgcggtaaaGGCTTTTTTCGAAAAGACAATTGGACTAATCATGTACgaacacacacgggagaaaaaccatatagttgttcagtttgcggcAAAAGCTATTTTCAACAAGGCAAATTGACTATACACTTGAGAACACACACGGgagtaaaaacatttaattgtttagtttgtggtaaaagcttttatCATAAAATCAATTTGACGCTACACATCAgaatacacacaggagaaaaaccgtaTAGTTGTTCAGTTTGCAGTAAAAGCTTTACTCAAAAgggcaatttgactcaacacatgagctcacacacaggagaaaaaacatttagttgttccgtttgtggtaaaagcttttttCTGAAAGGCAATTTGACTCGACACATAAGgacacacacgggagaaaaaatatttaattgttcagtttgtggtaaaaacttttctcttaagagcaatttgactcaacacatgaaaacacacacaggagaaaaaacatttagttgttcagtctgCAGTAAAGGATTCTATCATAATGTAGATGCAGAAAGacacataaaaacacacaaagGAGAATAATCTAACAATTGTTCAGTTTGCAGCAAAATAGTTTTTCCTAAACTGCTGTGTTGAAACTGCGTAACCAAGATGGCGAGCAAAAATTctttatatttattgtttttatttaccttttagcagagaaggtgtgtgtgtattttaaagGGATATACAATATATGAGTGTGATGGAGTGGATCTATACActcttaaaaataaatacttttcacTCAATTTAAAAGCCAAAACAAAATGACCACACATCCTTTCTAACTCGCAAAGAGTAGTAGCACAAACGTATGGAAGCACATCATTTGTATGGGTTCAATATTGATGAAATATATTAGGATGTTTAAAATAACTTTTACCAAAAATTCCCATTGGGAACAAGTGCATGTATGCGACATTTTCACTATGCTTTAATTTGACTTCTTGGTAGGAATACTCCACAGTATGTTCGAGTCCTCaagcacacactgaaatctttaaaGAAACATCAAATATTCTTCTGGCTTCTGAAAAGCCATATGTTTGATGTGTAcgtgtgtaaatgtttattttattccattttacggAATTATTTTGatttatgtgacgtcacatgggttcacttcctgttgtatgtAAACACGTGAATGGATCTTCATATTTACCTTTACTGTATAGCAGTTGTGTTTTAATATCTTGCCTTATTATCTAAATCATGGGTGCATTGCATTAACTTGTGTGTAcgaacagaagccgcacatatccctgtgactggaccggcacgttgttagaatggatgaaaagcggacgttaatggcagtgcctttaaggcacgcccccaagactgtggtccgggtggactacgggatataatgactgataaacacctttgttcgataatgaaggttgcctcagctcaaagcctgagccccgacattaatgaactagcatccaagaaaagatggcaggtatctggcttgggcacatcagattagatcagtgtgttgaaaactgagcagtttaaagtcctgaatggttggtttattcattattttattttaaaatgtattagcctgtggaaaaagttaatgttgatatttacctccgaaggctgcaaatagaaaagaggcattcaatttttatttaaattgtatttgatatgccattgatatttttttattattatttgaaactggattttacatgtcactataaagttatataagccttgcaaaacttgtttgggtccctattaaaaggttaatttgttcaaccttggcccgcggctttgttcagttttaaatttttgcccactctgtgtttgagtttgacaccactgctctAAATAGTAATGAGTCTGGCAACTACtgaagatatttttcttatgaccTCATttcaacccttgtgtaatgttcatattgttgttactcagacaGCGTTTgtaggtctgatggacccgttgcattttgtgtcttttaatgcctcacaatcaaacacttttatgttaaaatactgaacagatgtttaccttatcccagtaaacatctgttcagtattttaacataaaagtgtttgattactacaatatcaccaaaaatgtagaaacatcactgAAAGTATcacaaaaaatgtagaaacatcattaaaaatatcacaaaaaatgcagaaacgtcactaaaagtatcactaaaatatcacaaaaaaattagaaaCATCATTAAAAGAATCATTAAAAtattacatcacaaaaaaatgtagaaacatcacaaaaaatataacaaaaaatgtagaaacGTCACAAAGTATCACTACAATATCACAAAAAATttagaaacatcactaaaagtatcactaaaatatcaataaaatattactacaatatcactAAAATGTTGAAACATTTTAGTGATGTTTCTAAATTTTTTATGATATTGTAATattttagtgatacttttagtgatgtttctacatttttgtgatattttgttaatttttagTGATACTTTTGGTGACGTTTCTATATTTGTATGTTAaactactgaacagatgtttaccttatcccaataaacatctgttcagtattttaacataaaagtgtttgatggtgaggcattaaaagccaaaaaatgcaacgggtccatcagacccacaaacgctggctgagtaacaacaatattaacgttgcacggaaaatttctctgccagtttctgcatcccacagggattcttcttttgtgtttctgcacctgcggttcccacacaaggttgcaacattgtttgtcaacactgtctgctctcattttctcgcacatttgaccctctgttgttctgtgtacctacactctgtcctcctcctgctgtgtgtgtgtgtgtgtgtgtgtgtgtgtggtacacagaacatcaatttccacacttctattagccccgggtccagtggacccggacatcttatatgtaatagaaatgtgtaaggggggtgtatggtgtgtgtggtcattaaatatgtattctgatatatgttcttcacagaaaatgagccaaagtcagtgagtctcagtttgaaaaattcattaaattgtataatttttcttttaataaaaaatgaaaacgggtcccacagacccgaacaccacacaaggattAATGAAAATTTAtagaagatgttttttttaatt
It encodes the following:
- the LOC133619366 gene encoding uncharacterized protein, producing the protein MSSDTDCEGDMRTHTDNKHSKRCKKKRGKKKYSCSVCAKSFTRERDLTQHTRTHTGEKPFDCSVCGKSFSQKSNLNQHMRTHTGEKTFNCSVCGKGFFRKDNWTNHVRTHTGEKPYSCSVCGKSYFQQGKLTIHLRTHTGVKTFNCLVCGKSFYHKINLTLHIRIHTGEKPYSCSVCSKSFTQKGNLTQHMSSHTGEKTFSCSVCGKSFFLKGNLTRHIRTHTGEKIFNCSVCGKNFSLKSNLTQHMKTHTGEKTFSCSVCSKGFYHNVDAERHIKTHKGE